One genomic segment of Arthrobacter sp. JZ12 includes these proteins:
- a CDS encoding rhamnogalacturonan lyase, whose product MNPRYRFIPVPATLALSAALIAGGGGVPAAAAPAPDAAPGIQLEHLDRGLVAAATSEGTFLSWRLLATEVTGAGDTGQTGADFAVYRNGEKITTVTDSTNYLDPDATEGATYSVAAVVDGVELDRSDEVSPWAQGYTEIPLQKPADGVTPVGQSYTYNASDMSLGDADGDGSYEYVVKWEPNNSKDVSQVGYTGNTYIDTYTLDGTLLHRIDLGVNIRSGAHYTQFMVYDFDGDGRTELMMKTAPGTTITKYTDGVAGEPEYITLPADDVAAGYSNTDDYRLSAEGYYEHVVNMFATWHEHPEVVAGNWPATLEEAFGIEQRYEYPLSDADARAMADYFIDVYAPSRSTRNNLRAFEGFILSGPEYLTVFDGATGDELQTVDYEPGRHDDGLMWGDYAMSRIEPGNRVDRFLAGVAYLDGQRPSAVFARGYYTRSTLVAYNWDGKNISKVWNVDSGWTPMTNPFNDGPHGRLGTDPEFGSITTQGFHSLSAADVDGDGKQEIVYGSATIDDDGSLLYSSFDTMPAGSGNPGAEAGLGHGDAMHVTDIDPNRPGQEIWTVHEGGQWAPYGSVLRDAATGEPIFGAYSGRDTGRGMIGDVRTDVSGIEVWASMPGGSDGSGLLSSTGEQLEGRTPGTNQSIKWGADMTTQLVNGSGNSTVTIDDWTRGRVLTAEGTRTNNGTKGNPALVADAFGDWREELFVRTADSSAIRVYLSTEVTGHKLTSLMHDPQYRAEVARQNTSYNQPSYTSYYFASDMDFANVPVPDTWTPGIVADLQGMLEELVESGDVAGPVAKQLEAALAQAREGVEQGNLGNVGKAMDRFVKFLDQGKKPDVVSDSVRAILGSSAQTVLGMVR is encoded by the coding sequence ATGAACCCGCGCTATCGATTCATCCCCGTTCCGGCAACGCTCGCCCTGAGTGCAGCCCTGATCGCAGGAGGCGGGGGAGTTCCCGCCGCCGCAGCTCCGGCTCCGGATGCCGCCCCAGGTATCCAGCTCGAACACCTCGACCGCGGCCTTGTTGCAGCCGCCACTTCCGAAGGAACCTTCCTCAGCTGGCGCCTCCTCGCCACGGAAGTCACTGGCGCAGGCGACACCGGCCAGACCGGCGCCGACTTCGCCGTCTACCGCAACGGCGAAAAGATCACCACGGTGACCGACAGCACCAACTACCTCGACCCCGACGCCACGGAGGGCGCCACCTACTCGGTTGCCGCCGTCGTCGACGGCGTTGAACTGGACCGCAGTGACGAGGTGAGCCCCTGGGCACAGGGATACACCGAAATCCCGCTCCAGAAGCCGGCCGACGGTGTCACTCCGGTAGGGCAGAGCTACACCTACAACGCCAGCGACATGAGCCTCGGCGACGCCGATGGCGACGGAAGCTACGAGTACGTAGTGAAGTGGGAGCCCAATAATTCCAAGGACGTGTCGCAGGTGGGCTACACCGGCAACACCTACATCGACACCTACACCCTCGACGGGACGCTGCTGCACCGGATCGACCTCGGCGTGAACATCCGCTCCGGCGCCCACTACACGCAGTTCATGGTCTACGACTTCGACGGCGACGGCCGCACCGAGTTGATGATGAAGACCGCGCCGGGCACCACCATCACCAAGTACACCGACGGTGTAGCCGGCGAACCCGAGTACATCACCCTGCCGGCCGACGACGTCGCCGCGGGCTACAGCAACACCGACGACTACCGGCTCTCGGCGGAGGGCTACTACGAGCACGTGGTGAATATGTTCGCCACCTGGCACGAGCACCCTGAGGTTGTGGCCGGCAACTGGCCCGCGACGCTCGAGGAAGCGTTCGGCATCGAGCAGCGGTACGAGTACCCGTTGTCGGACGCCGATGCGCGCGCCATGGCGGATTACTTCATCGACGTCTACGCACCGTCCCGCAGCACGCGCAACAACCTGCGCGCCTTCGAGGGCTTCATCCTCAGCGGTCCCGAGTACCTGACCGTGTTCGACGGCGCGACCGGCGACGAACTGCAGACCGTTGACTACGAGCCGGGCCGCCACGACGACGGCCTGATGTGGGGCGATTACGCCATGAGCCGGATCGAGCCGGGCAACCGTGTGGACCGCTTCCTTGCCGGCGTTGCCTACCTCGACGGCCAGCGTCCCTCCGCGGTGTTCGCCCGCGGCTACTACACCCGCTCCACCCTCGTCGCCTACAACTGGGATGGCAAGAACATCTCGAAGGTCTGGAACGTCGACAGCGGCTGGACTCCCATGACCAACCCGTTCAATGACGGCCCGCACGGACGCCTCGGAACCGACCCCGAATTCGGCTCGATCACCACCCAGGGCTTCCACTCGCTCAGCGCGGCAGATGTCGACGGCGACGGCAAGCAGGAAATCGTCTACGGCTCGGCCACAATCGACGACGACGGCTCGCTCCTCTACAGCTCGTTCGACACCATGCCCGCCGGCAGCGGCAACCCGGGTGCCGAGGCCGGCCTGGGCCACGGCGACGCAATGCACGTGACTGATATCGACCCCAACCGTCCGGGCCAGGAAATCTGGACCGTTCACGAGGGCGGCCAGTGGGCTCCCTACGGTTCCGTCCTGCGCGACGCGGCCACCGGTGAACCGATCTTCGGCGCCTACTCCGGCCGTGACACCGGCCGAGGCATGATCGGCGACGTCCGTACGGACGTCAGCGGAATCGAGGTCTGGGCCAGCATGCCGGGCGGCTCTGACGGATCCGGACTGCTGTCCTCCACCGGTGAGCAGCTGGAAGGCCGTACCCCCGGCACCAACCAGAGCATCAAGTGGGGCGCGGACATGACTACCCAGCTGGTCAACGGTTCGGGCAACTCGACGGTCACCATCGATGACTGGACCCGCGGGCGCGTGCTGACCGCCGAAGGAACCCGCACCAACAACGGCACCAAGGGCAACCCGGCACTTGTCGCGGACGCGTTCGGCGACTGGCGCGAGGAGTTGTTTGTCCGCACGGCGGACAGCTCGGCCATCCGCGTGTACCTCAGCACCGAGGTCACCGGCCACAAGCTCACCTCATTGATGCACGACCCGCAGTACCGCGCCGAGGTGGCCCGCCAGAACACCAGCTACAACCAGCCGTCCTACACGAGCTACTACTTCGCCTCGGACATGGACTTCGCCAACGTCCCCGTTCCGGACACCTGGACCCCGGGTATCGTCGCGGACCTGCAGGGCATGCTGGAGGAGCTCGTTGAGAGCGGCGATGTGGCCGGACCGGTCGCCAAGCAGCTCGAAGCCGCACTGGCCCAGGCCCGTGAGGGTGTTGAGCAGGGCAACCTCGGTAACGTCGGCAAGGCGATGGACCGCTTCGTGAAGTTCCTGGACCAGGGCAAGAAGCCGGACGTTGTTTCAGACTCTGTCCGCGCCATCCTGGGCTCCTCAGCCCAGACGGTGCTCGGCATGGTCCGGTAG
- the rhaI gene encoding L-rhamnose isomerase gives MVDLSRITPTLEQLAIEVPSWAYGNSGTRFKVFQTPGTPRTVQEKIADAAKVNELTGLAPSVALHIPWDKVENYSELSDFAQELGIKLGTINSNTFQDDMYKFGSLTHSDAAVRNKALDHMYECIDVMNVTGSQDLKIWLADGTNYPGQGDMRSRQDWLHDSLQKVYDRLGDDQRLVLEYKFFEPAFYHTDVPDWGTSYAHTLALGEKAMVCLDTGHHAPGTNIEFIVAQLIRLGKLGSFDFNSRFYADDDLIVGAADPFQLFRIMYEVARGGALEPSSKVALMLDQCHNLEEKIPGQIRSVLNVQEMAARALLVDRDALTKAQEAGDVLGAHAVFMDAFYTDVRPALAQWRDSRGLPADPMAAYAASGYQEKINADRQGGQQAGWGA, from the coding sequence ATGGTTGACCTAAGCCGCATCACGCCAACCCTTGAGCAGCTGGCTATCGAGGTGCCCTCTTGGGCCTACGGCAACTCCGGAACGCGGTTCAAGGTGTTCCAGACCCCCGGCACGCCGCGGACTGTGCAGGAGAAGATTGCCGATGCCGCCAAGGTCAACGAGCTGACCGGCCTTGCGCCCTCTGTGGCGCTGCACATCCCCTGGGACAAGGTGGAGAACTACTCCGAGCTCTCCGACTTCGCACAGGAACTCGGCATCAAGCTGGGCACGATCAACAGCAACACTTTCCAGGACGACATGTACAAGTTCGGTTCCCTGACCCACAGCGACGCCGCTGTGCGGAACAAGGCACTGGACCACATGTACGAATGCATCGACGTCATGAACGTGACCGGTTCCCAGGACCTGAAGATCTGGCTCGCGGACGGAACCAACTACCCCGGCCAGGGTGACATGCGGTCTCGCCAGGACTGGCTGCACGACTCCCTTCAGAAGGTGTACGACCGGCTGGGCGATGACCAGCGACTGGTGCTCGAGTACAAGTTCTTTGAGCCGGCTTTCTACCACACCGATGTTCCGGACTGGGGCACTTCCTACGCGCACACCCTCGCCCTCGGCGAGAAGGCCATGGTCTGCCTGGACACCGGCCATCACGCTCCCGGCACCAACATCGAGTTCATTGTGGCGCAGCTGATCCGCCTCGGGAAGCTCGGTTCCTTCGATTTCAACTCCCGCTTCTACGCCGACGATGACCTGATTGTGGGAGCAGCGGATCCCTTCCAGCTGTTCCGCATCATGTATGAAGTGGCGCGCGGCGGTGCCCTCGAGCCCTCCAGCAAGGTTGCGCTGATGCTGGATCAGTGCCACAACCTCGAGGAAAAGATCCCCGGACAGATCCGCTCTGTGCTCAACGTCCAGGAGATGGCAGCCCGTGCGCTCCTCGTCGATCGCGACGCGCTCACCAAAGCCCAGGAAGCAGGCGACGTCCTCGGCGCGCACGCCGTCTTCATGGACGCTTTCTACACCGACGTCCGCCCGGCACTTGCCCAGTGGCGTGATTCCCGCGGCCTTCCCGCGGACCCGATGGCGGCCTACGCTGCCAGCGGCTACCAGGAAAAGATCAATGCGGACCGCCAGGGTGGTCAGCAGGCAGGATGGGGCGCGTAA
- a CDS encoding Gfo/Idh/MocA family oxidoreductase produces MSPTTRTLRAAILGTGAVAHLHAEALRRIHGVTAVASADPSEERVRDFNTRHGIPAGYGSLEELLAAEAVDVVHICTPPAGHAEQTAAAYDAGAHVIAEKPPALSLAEVDQMQEAAHAAGRQLAVVFQQRTGTAATHIRNLLRSGELGRPLTTVCHTLWYRGTEYFEVPWRGTWESEGGGTTLSHGIHQIDLLAYLLGEWSSATGQLFRLDRGVETEDTSCGVVVFESGTVASVLTTVLAPRESSLIRIDTEHATIELEHLYGHNHASWKITPARHISAERAASWALPGDEVPSGHDALLSEVYSALLSGADVPPVAAAPTRAMEIVAALYASAGTGRPVTRAELSGPAIRGSMRAPVVDLRQAR; encoded by the coding sequence ATGAGCCCGACGACCCGCACACTGCGCGCCGCCATCCTCGGTACTGGTGCTGTTGCCCACCTTCACGCCGAAGCTCTTCGACGTATCCACGGCGTCACCGCTGTCGCCTCCGCTGACCCCAGCGAGGAGCGGGTCCGCGACTTCAACACCCGGCACGGGATTCCGGCCGGGTACGGCAGTCTCGAGGAGCTGCTCGCGGCGGAGGCAGTCGACGTCGTGCACATCTGCACGCCGCCGGCCGGGCATGCCGAGCAAACCGCTGCCGCGTACGACGCCGGTGCTCACGTGATCGCCGAAAAGCCGCCAGCGCTGTCGCTGGCCGAAGTGGACCAGATGCAGGAGGCGGCGCATGCCGCTGGGCGGCAGCTCGCCGTCGTCTTCCAGCAGCGGACAGGAACCGCGGCTACGCATATTCGGAACCTGCTGCGCTCCGGCGAACTTGGACGCCCGCTGACCACGGTGTGCCACACACTCTGGTACCGCGGAACGGAATACTTCGAGGTGCCGTGGCGCGGGACGTGGGAATCCGAGGGCGGCGGCACCACTCTGAGCCACGGAATTCACCAGATCGACCTGTTGGCCTACCTGCTCGGCGAGTGGAGTTCGGCAACCGGTCAACTGTTCCGGCTGGACCGGGGCGTGGAGACGGAGGACACCTCCTGTGGAGTGGTCGTGTTCGAGAGTGGGACGGTTGCTTCGGTCCTGACCACCGTTCTGGCGCCCCGGGAGTCCAGCCTCATCCGCATCGACACGGAGCACGCCACCATCGAACTCGAACACCTCTACGGGCACAACCATGCGAGCTGGAAGATCACCCCGGCCAGGCACATCAGCGCGGAGCGGGCGGCGTCATGGGCGCTCCCCGGAGATGAGGTGCCGAGCGGCCATGACGCGCTGCTGTCGGAAGTGTACAGCGCACTGCTTTCGGGAGCCGATGTTCCCCCGGTTGCAGCCGCACCGACCCGTGCCATGGAAATAGTGGCGGCGCTCTACGCCTCAGCGGGTACCGGCCGCCCCGTCACGCGCGCAGAGCTCTCCGGCCCGGCCATCCGCGGAAGCATGCGTGCTCCCGTGGTCGACCTGAGGCAGGCCCGATGA
- a CDS encoding ThuA domain-containing protein, protein MKRYINPTLLGVLGAALVVPALAMAPAQAEPVSTGAEAVEDYDVLVVGKTTGFRHSSIDEATTAIIALGEANGFTVDVWDPPTTPRNQGQPERTLPSTPFTTAADLAKYETIVFVSTVDGTNNLDPAKPTLLDEGELKAFQGYIRAGGGFAGVHAATDSMHTIPWYSELTGGGARFVSHPAQQTAVQVVEDGTHPSTEHLSETWTRFDEWYNFTQSPRDAVRVLTNLDEGTYNPGGNAMGADHPLSWCHNFESARSWYTAGGHTEASYTDPVFLEHLLGGIAWSAGAVSGGGDCVTWGEVETLTAGLLAEGDISAKAATQVAKQLEKAKEFAEAGLHADSAAKLNAAAAQVYAHVERDSEAYDQLLEKVEDLQVWQSELD, encoded by the coding sequence ATGAAGCGATACATCAACCCGACTCTGCTCGGCGTGCTTGGAGCGGCGCTGGTGGTTCCGGCGCTGGCCATGGCGCCGGCCCAAGCCGAACCGGTCTCGACAGGGGCGGAGGCGGTTGAAGACTACGACGTGCTTGTCGTCGGAAAGACCACCGGCTTCCGCCACAGCAGCATCGACGAGGCGACGACGGCAATCATCGCCCTCGGCGAGGCGAACGGGTTCACCGTGGACGTTTGGGACCCGCCGACCACACCGAGGAATCAAGGCCAGCCCGAGCGTACGCTGCCCAGCACTCCGTTCACGACGGCGGCGGATCTTGCCAAGTACGAGACCATTGTTTTCGTTTCCACGGTGGATGGCACCAACAACCTCGATCCGGCGAAACCGACGCTGCTCGACGAGGGTGAACTGAAGGCATTCCAGGGTTACATCCGTGCAGGCGGCGGCTTCGCCGGCGTCCATGCGGCGACCGATTCAATGCACACCATCCCCTGGTACAGCGAGCTCACGGGCGGCGGTGCGCGGTTCGTCAGCCATCCTGCCCAGCAGACGGCAGTCCAGGTGGTTGAAGACGGCACCCACCCTTCGACGGAGCACCTGTCGGAAACCTGGACACGCTTCGATGAGTGGTACAACTTCACGCAGAGCCCCCGCGATGCAGTGCGGGTCCTCACCAACCTGGATGAGGGTACGTACAACCCAGGAGGCAACGCGATGGGCGCTGACCACCCGTTGTCCTGGTGCCACAACTTCGAGTCTGCCCGCTCCTGGTACACCGCTGGAGGGCATACGGAAGCGTCGTACACGGACCCGGTCTTCCTGGAACACCTGCTGGGCGGGATCGCATGGTCGGCCGGCGCGGTAAGCGGCGGCGGTGACTGCGTCACCTGGGGTGAGGTCGAAACCCTGACCGCAGGCTTGCTCGCTGAAGGAGACATCTCGGCGAAGGCTGCCACCCAGGTGGCGAAGCAGCTTGAAAAGGCAAAGGAGTTCGCCGAAGCCGGCCTGCATGCCGATTCCGCAGCCAAGCTCAACGCAGCGGCGGCCCAGGTCTACGCTCACGTCGAGCGTGATTCCGAAGCGTACGATCAGCTGCTCGAGAAGGTTGAGGACCTCCAGGTCTGGCAGAGCGAGCTGGACTAG
- a CDS encoding L-rhamnose mutarotase, with protein MERVCFQLQVKPDRLEEYKERHAAVWPDMLRALKDTGWNNYSLFLRSDGLLIGYVESEDFAAAQRAMAETDVNARWQAEMGEFFVELEGRPDEGFVQIEEVFHLEDQLGR; from the coding sequence ATGGAACGCGTCTGCTTCCAACTACAGGTGAAGCCCGACCGCCTGGAGGAGTACAAGGAAAGGCATGCCGCAGTGTGGCCCGACATGCTGCGTGCTCTGAAGGACACGGGATGGAACAACTACTCTCTGTTCCTTCGTTCCGACGGGCTGTTGATCGGCTACGTGGAGTCCGAGGACTTCGCCGCCGCACAGCGCGCTATGGCCGAAACCGACGTCAACGCCCGGTGGCAAGCCGAGATGGGCGAGTTCTTTGTTGAGCTCGAGGGCCGCCCGGACGAAGGGTTCGTGCAGATTGAAGAGGTGTTCCACCTCGAAGACCAGTTGGGCCGATGA
- a CDS encoding LacI family DNA-binding transcriptional regulator, with the protein MVSIKDVADQAQVAVGTVSNVLNNPERVADKTRERVLNVIAELGFVRNDAARQLRAGLSRTIGLIVLDVSNPFFSSLARAAEDRAAESDSTVLLGDSGHDTGREGRYLDVFEQQRVKGVLISPVGNVDPRLEQLRAHGVPVVLVDRVDPQRRVSSVSVDDVAGGYMAVKHMLSRGRRRIAFIGASTEIQQVADRLAGAQQAVDEYPEASLEVLEAEAMTVLAGRAVGETLAGRNREQLPDGIFCANDLLAIGVMQAVLLIRGLRIPQDMALIGYDDIDFAQSAVVPLSTVRRPTELMGRTAVELLLEAIEQKPAESRQVIFQPELVTRGSTL; encoded by the coding sequence ATGGTCAGTATCAAGGATGTTGCCGACCAGGCGCAGGTGGCAGTCGGCACGGTGTCCAACGTGCTCAACAACCCGGAGCGCGTGGCCGACAAGACGCGTGAACGGGTGCTCAATGTGATCGCCGAGCTCGGCTTCGTCCGCAACGACGCCGCGCGTCAGCTCCGGGCGGGGCTTAGCAGGACCATCGGCTTGATCGTCCTGGACGTGAGCAACCCGTTCTTCTCCTCGCTCGCCCGCGCAGCCGAAGACCGCGCGGCGGAGTCGGACAGCACCGTGCTGCTGGGCGACAGCGGGCACGATACCGGACGCGAGGGCAGGTACCTCGACGTGTTCGAGCAGCAGCGGGTCAAGGGAGTGCTCATTTCTCCGGTGGGAAACGTGGATCCGCGGCTGGAACAACTGCGGGCGCACGGCGTTCCCGTGGTGCTGGTTGACCGCGTGGACCCGCAGCGCCGGGTGAGTTCGGTGTCCGTTGATGACGTGGCTGGCGGCTACATGGCTGTGAAGCACATGCTTTCCCGGGGCCGGCGGCGAATCGCATTCATCGGTGCGTCAACTGAGATCCAGCAGGTGGCGGACCGTCTCGCCGGTGCCCAGCAGGCGGTTGACGAGTACCCGGAGGCATCGCTGGAGGTGCTTGAGGCTGAGGCGATGACCGTTTTGGCCGGCCGCGCCGTCGGCGAGACGCTTGCCGGGCGGAACCGCGAGCAGCTCCCGGACGGAATCTTTTGCGCCAACGACCTCCTGGCGATTGGCGTCATGCAGGCGGTGCTGCTCATTCGCGGTCTGCGCATACCGCAGGATATGGCGCTCATCGGCTATGACGACATCGACTTCGCGCAGTCCGCCGTCGTGCCGCTCTCGACCGTGAGGCGGCCCACCGAGCTGATGGGGCGTACCGCCGTCGAACTCCTGTTGGAAGCCATTGAGCAGAAGCCGGCCGAAAGCCGCCAGGTGATCTTCCAGCCCGAACTCGTCACGCGCGGAAGCACCCTCTAG